The stretch of DNA AGATAGAGTCAATAACCTGAGCATGCATCTGCAGAATAGGCAGTCAACCGATACAGGAATGTGGTACCCTGTACAAGGAGATAGTATCTTGTACAAGAACAAGGTATCATATACAGAACATAGTATCACGGTATTTTGTACAAGAACATTGAATCCTGCACAAGAATGGTGATTAAACTCACAAGGAAGGTCCAGTATCTAGCCAAGTGGTAACATCAAGTCTGTTAGGGTACTTGACAGTTACTGGCTGTATAGGCACACCTGGTTGGAATGCACCTACAACAGAGAGAGTTATCAGCACCTGCAGGGAGAGATATACACAGGGAGAGATATGAGCGGAGagagaaaaacaaataatatgttTGTTGTGAATATGTCATTACAATTGTAAGAGAGAGATATGAACGGAGAGAGATATGAATGTGTCTGTTGtgaatatataattacaatTGTAAGAGGGAGATATGAACGGAGAGAAATATGAATGTGTCTGTTGTGAATATGTCATTACAATTGTAAGATACACAACTATCCCTATAATCAAATTATCATTGTTGACTTCCTAATGGTTACAACAAGTGTTACAGACACCACTAGACTCCTCAATGTTATTAGCCATAACTCCGATGTCATTAGCTGTTCCATAAGCTTGTAAAACCATTGTCAGCCATTGCTGACAGGTCACAGGTCAAACGTGTGAACTAGCGTACTACAGTCACACCTCGACATATGAACTTAATGCGTTCTAGGACTGAGTTCGTATGTGAATTTACTCGCATCTCAATGCGCTATttcctatacagtagacgctcctataacgtataccacctctaacataaattccagataacgtaaatatataacgtaaagtgccAAGTCAGGTGTgttctcaaattttatttgaatagcAATCTATTTTGCTGCACTTGCATGAGAAAAAACGACGTGAGTACACGTagagcgttatatctattacatatacaacttccatgacattctcAGTTTTCACCAGAtatgtcgacaaaacagagaataggatagctgtgcaattgcttataaatacttgaaggtgACCGATTGGTTCAGGTGTTACAAcgtcagtctaccaatctgaatgtcacgggttggagtatcgttgaaagttatcttttatcttaaccttgacccctggatacaaatagacgacgaacaggtagtgccgctttttatagtaagaatttttgttgttttgatttattgtagacgtataaaatatttgttattagttttactttgcagaatagactttgctgtttaaaaaaaataagcaaatcgttgtaaatgaacgccAAATATGTGTGCTCttcatcaacttattgtaacaattactgcaatcatggtctataaaaccaggaAAATTGCTCCGAAAAAGAAGAAGAGTtatcgatgcaaaccaataatactgcagttacagtattgtccacaaattaaaaagttaaagcaagtttttcctttttgtatgcccaaaggggtgagtttgaaaagatcttggaatggattggGCAATTTACTGCTATTCTACTGTTCGTGTACCTTAAAATCCgcataacgtaaacgttcctggaatagattatttacgttgtcgGAGCGTCtactatataaaacaattaagtaaaaactaatatgttaccatattacaaaaacaaccaCCTAGAGAGGAGTATTACGGTGGAAAGagtatatttaattattataattcagtacctacactAATCAATTAACATATACTTATTTAGCTGTTATGAttagcaataaaatgtaacatcactatgtgTGCTGCATGGAGTtattacctttgagacagacgttgttgattttttgtttttggttaTGCACTCTTACCACGCGATCACCATAACTTTTAGCGAACctgttaaaaactttttttcaaactgattcgagaGAAAAGACCGAAcaatgctgttctcgaaagctGTCTCTCGCATACTTGACCATATAGTGTAGTGATCATCGTGAACTAGCTTGTACACTTGTATCTCAAAGATTTGTAATATCTCAAGGAACAAACTTGGTAGAAAGTCAGTTCATACCTCGAGTTTCCCGTATGTGGGCACTCGTGTGTAGAGGAATGACTGTATGTgggcactcgtatgtagaggtatgactgtatgtgggcactcgtatgtagaggtatgactgtatgtgggcactcgtatgtagaggtatgactgtatgtggGCACTCGtgtgtagaggtatgactgtatgtggACACTCGTGTGtaaaggtatgactgtatgtgggcactcgtatgtagaggtatgactgtatgtgggcactcgtatgtagaggtatgactgtatgtggGCACTCGTGTGTAGAGGAATGACTGTATGTgggcactcgtatgtagaggtatgactgtatgtgggcactcatatgtagaggtatgactgtatgggggcactcgtatgtagaggtatgactgtatgtggGCACTCGTGTGTAGAGGAATGACTGTATGTgggcactcgtatgtagagGAATGACTGTATGTGGGCtctcgtatgtagaggtatgactgtatgtgggcactcgtatgtagagGAATGACTGTATGTGGGCTCTCGTATGTAGAGGAATGACTGTATGTgggcactcgtatgtagaggtatgactgtatgtggGCACTCGtgtgtagaggtatgactgtatgtggACACTCGTGTGTAGAGGAATGACTGTATGTGGGCACTCGtgtgtagaggtatgactgtatgtggACACTTGTGTGTGGAAGTATGACTGGACGTAAAAACCTCCAGTCCTAGTTCTAAAGTCAATTTTCTTCAAAATGCTGAGTTTTATCGTTATGTTCTAATTCCGATCTTTAAAAAGGCAGTTTTTGAACtaaaaagcaaataattttaacCATTGTAGCATTCTGCATTTGAAGGCATAAAAACTGAAGATATGCAATTGTCTCACCATCgttaattttgttattatacttCTAATACAGCAGGCATGAGAGGACAGATACAATTTGACTCCATCACTAAAGCCCACATACCAATTTTAAATGGAAGGAGGGCCGAGCCATTGCCTATCATACCCTCAGGATAGATGAGAAGCTGGGGCCAGGCGCCATTGGAGCGAGCTCGAGTTCTTATGGCTTCAGCCGTCTTGTTACGAGACAATGGGTCCTTTTTGTCAAGGAATATTGTCTGGTTTGCTCGGAACAGCGCTAGAAATACAGAAAGCGGTCATAAAGAACAACAACAGCCAGCTTGGAATACTATATAAAATGCAGGATGAAATTCATAAGAAGACAACTCCGTGTGAACATGTATTCAGACCTCCTAGTAATGGAAGGGAGGCATTTTCAAGGAGGGAGACGACACCAGGCATACCGCACATGACTCCAACCATCACGTCTAGGAATGCCGTGTGAGGGGCAACTACTAAAAGTGTTGCATCTTTGCTGCTAGCTCTCACTCCTTTAACTGTCCTTGGGGCGAGACCACCGATGTAACCTGTAGTGTTGGCAAAAAATGTGGCTATGTCCTTAAGGACCCTACAAAATAGCAAACTTCCTCGTCTGCATGCTCAGACTCGCACTGGTCAACAGACTATTAATTTGCTCACACCAAAATCCAGAGAATTCCATAAACAAGAAGCCACTCCACCTATAATGCAGTATCTTGTTCTGGTGTCCGCATTACACTAAAGTGGTGCCGGGAACGGGTAACAAAACTCGTTGGACTCGCggatttatcttctctcgagtatcgggtaatagacattttgagcatttcgatcttgtgggttcgggttttgacttgcgagttcgggttttgttACACGGATCCAtcgagtagagtggacaaaaactcggtATGCAGCGCCCTGCCCTCTAAACACTGTTTAATAACCTGCCTGTTAACCCTGAACCCTGGCATTTGTTGTCAATGCGTGTTAGTAACTCTAGACAATCTCTCCAATGATCagaaatttttaaacatttattataaatatttgaacATGCCCATAGTACAATGATATTtagtaaaacactagtaaaattGTCAGGCAACCCACAGTAAATGTcagcaaacagaaaaaaaaacagtactCTACCATTATTCGgggtaaaactataaaagtttgtacggttttaaaaaactcgtaaaaacatttgcaatagcatcatattcattgagcacatgttcatcattatttcatgactcaaaatatagtggaaaattatagttagtgcCATAAAATTCTTtgtttgcatcacaatcattcatgacctaccaacaaatgagtcgtgtcaattttttcgcgatatcattcaaataatgtttgttattaaaacaaagtaagtaggtaaagatatttgaaaactgttacaaatggaagtgaaatttttgGTATAATATCTTgtgcaaaaatttatttgattgttTCAGGCTGTTccttagaaacagcttttgtaaacaaagccatgtgaatgccgaaATTCCGGCCGATagagattctgacacaccctacgcaatgcctGAAAACTGACAGTTGGGTTTCAAACTTCTAAGGGTTGAGGCTGTGAGCATGAATATCAGTCGTTAGAAAATAGTAAGAagcaataaataaattgaatagaattataattgcattgtaaattttaaaatgtctgatgtttggaaattttagacataaaatccgtatcaacaaacccgatacccgaaaaacccgttgaccaagaagtactcgtgccaagcactaccatgtacccgatactcgaaaaacccgaacagaagggttTTGCCAACGAGTCTAAACTCATTGGcaaagaagtactcgtgcccagcactacacTAAAGTTATTATGTCAAGAAATTCTCACACTTTAACAGTGGGAGCTATAAATATGTTCTTGTGTGCTGCTTGCTAAAGTGAAAGTGACATGTCGCCGTGACTACGCAATGCTTAATTGGATACCATTGGTCATCCATGGCTGTTCCGTGGAAATCATACCGGTTACTGGAAACATAACAATGTGAACATATGGATTAAAAAAGTAGTTCCATCTACAATTGCCACATAAGTCACTAGAGACCAAGTCAATTGACACCAGAGACCACTGAGTACTAACACCTAACTGTGGCCACCGATG from Watersipora subatra chromosome 2, tzWatSuba1.1, whole genome shotgun sequence encodes:
- the LOC137387347 gene encoding lysophospholipid acyltransferase LPCAT4-like isoform X2; translation: MAKVIKRFNETSSERLNSEPNPFIYQLHATNVDKFVWLLMMVTLAPLKITFGFVSLVFAWVPARLSVIGLPLQPDKPLSNWRLVLKDIATFFANTTGYIGGLAPRTVKGVRASSKDATLLVVAPHTAFLDVMVGVMCGMPGVVSLLENASLPLLGALFRANQTIFLDKKDPLSRNKTAEAIRTRARSNGAWPQLLIYPEGMIGNGSALLPFKIGAFQPGVPIQPVTVKYPNRLDVTTWLDTGPSLLAMISLWICTPVTKMEVEYHPVYNPSDEEKANPKLFAENVRSLMSQLYKYL